The Lolium rigidum isolate FL_2022 chromosome 1, APGP_CSIRO_Lrig_0.1, whole genome shotgun sequence region aggtgcaaaaagttgggagagtttggtttaagaatctcttaatacagtggctcaaagagggtaagatgttaaaattgccacatgtgaccattatcacatgtaacttggttttgctatttcctttgatttgatttgtgtttctttaatTCAAAAGGTGTTATTTAGTGTTTAGTTATGTTTATAAACCATTGGCACAAAGTAAAATGGccaaggttaaagatttgcaaaaatggccatagcctcatatgtgaatttcatgtttttattttattttctttttctttgaccagGGGTCATCAATTTGGGTTCATTGTGTGTTAGGTTAAGTttagtaatggtttcaaaccGTTTAGGTAAAGTATgatggcataggtcaagatttgccatTTTGGCTATATGCTCTCATATGcctttttttcttattttgttttctttttattttgtttctttttgacttcaaagatcaaggtttagggtttaggagaaattcccaaaaacttcatcaaacaatcatggcaaagatcATCACATACTATGCACCTATCTTAATgtaattaaagtttttgttggctccaaaaatTGGAATTATTGAAATTCATTGTCTTCTTTATTTTAAACATTGGGATATTACAAATCCTTCCCCCTTAtacaaaatctcgtcccgagatttaagaaaagttaggaacctaagagagattgggcaattggtttaacatgaaaacatactctgcatggcagacggccgttgcggttgtttgggttCCTTCgagctgcgaagcggcgctgttgcgcaGGCAGGTGCTgtggtattgggggcagtcttggcaagctttttggggcactcattggagtagtgacccatagttccacattcataacaagtcaccattgacttgtcctttggggcaatgggggtagcattgcttccagtccttggggcagtgttggtggtgttgttgttaccattctagttgttgttggggtggtggttgttgttgttgttgtggcctccaggcttcgggggtcctccattgttgttggtgtagtttgggcggtatgtctgagcaggtggcttgtagtgtcttggggcaaatcctccagatgaattgttgcggtacttctgtgcatTGCTGGGTCCATTCTGatgcatcattctgcgcttgcggttctcattggtttggtgcagcttcccttccatctggatggcagagtccacaagggcttccagatcagcaaacgggatgttcactaacacagtctgcatctcatcatgcagtccattcaggaatctttccttcctcttctcgttggtgtcggtttcatccgagcgtaccttgacagagtgagcaatctgtcgcggtattccaccacggacatccttccttgcttgagttcccgtaactcgtctctcatcttcttaatcaaaccctggggcacatggtacttgttgaacttgattttgaagtcttcccaagtcatcctttttcccgcattcattgcacgggcacttgtccaccaggctctggcaggtcctgacatgtagtgggtggcgaatagtactttctctgcggcttctactcccgcaacctctaagttgttctccattgtttggagccaatcatctgcatctagAGGCTCTTCAGTTttgctgaacattggagggttggtgttttgaaaattcttcagcttggatccagggtgatcatggtttccatggccttgattgttctgggctagctgttgcagtacgacaaggttggcttgtcgctcagctctttcgacttctcgATCTGctatcatcatctgcagcatctgcagcattgcatcttggtttgtgttgcgggttggaggggccatctgaacattgaggtagatgataagataagagggaattttctaaggtttgtttggtttttaaagttcaaaaaagtttcaaaacttgagtagtgttgagggggtacaaaccaacaacactttttcattcattccaaacaacacacattacaaactataccaccaatggttttaagaaccatttcctcgttctacgatacaaagggaccgatacaaactcacacctacgagagtgctctagtgatactactcttcatccggaatggtagattcttcgtcttcatgggtaatgtgcttggcgaaaggcgcgggcgttgtccaactccttgcgggtcttgtacagcatgaagtccaggtatgcaacatagttgttcatctccgggtgtggcggcatggttattggccttcccatgggatcatgtcttgggtagtaaacaaaaggagtgttcttgagcttgttcacattctgtccacacagacgggcaattgcttcttgcatggtttgggctattccttccttccaagtgtttcgccttacagaaaaccatatggtttcccaagttggggctcctagctttcctctcagatctgcagtgacTTCCCATTgaggttgtcttcccgactgattattgagtggcactccaaagaactcgggatacgggcgtcctaaatatttAACTAGTTGCTCCAaaaccttctcgaacattaggtctcctccgtggccaagctgataggactcatagtggtactccatctgtgagcaattaggatgagtaagttagagaagtgatccagtatacaaaattttatgtagaattacaaagaaaagtagagcatggatttcttattttgaaatgatctcaagggtaagagtgagaataagttttcataaatattcacttcatttgttttgaaactaagtttttcagacgtccattctaactagggtctcctaaggtcaaacaatggcactgataccaacttgtcaacacccaaatttttaagtccaaatgcctattatgccattcatcgcaatcccaggaatattgtttttgcaagacataatagattgttatcatagaacatcattcattacaaaccataatagtcttacataaaagaatcacatgatccagtcttagtacaacagttgatctaatgatcaattacatagcacatagcggaagaaacgtagtagcggttcatctgttccacatgcaacgcttgacgttaggagtagtcctagttatcgtggatgtcctgctgtccatcatcctggtactggggctcatcttcatagtctagccatttgaatagccagggacacaaccatgagtacCTTAaaatactcgcaaactaatactagtgtaagtactaacagtGTTAGcgagagggttctaagctctaggttcatttgcataaagccggttttatttcataagcatttagtaacaaagactcttcatttgcctaacttaactcaagtgggaacattcgtgtcattcccacaactctgttgtgattcaaaagtcaaagtcacatttcactttcaagtcacaagtcactagtgacattttgaaaagttctgatgacggaacagtatggcctttccaactgtccatgaccgcggacgcggctattcgaataggtttacactctgcagaggttgtacacttgtgccacaataattgcagtaaTCCGTCGAggtaatcggccccgatttatcacACTCGAGTGCacggactaccaatcataacctttcatttacataccctagtataggcacctctccccatgagcttggcctcccagtgagggcaaaccgccaacctgggaactgcaaagggcttgggtcggacattcacctcatttcacgtcatttcactttcaatggaggcagcctcagcataacccctatgacgcttgttctgagggaacccatactaagatacataagtttccagttaagccttacccagattcaggtattgtcggggtacttgaaattggaatggtatcacatccgaacccaaccatcagtttttgtaaagttcaccgtgtcatccacaagtcatattcaccttcaaaacctttcaatagaatgactcatcattccaaggttttcaaagtcatttgattcacaagtttcccatctagagtagtcaattttagtttagcactagcaactagccaTGAGGGttgctaactaacttgtagttctctaagctaactttgatactcttgcaaTACTTCATATCTAGACCAAAGTGAGCTGTGAACAAAATAATCTTTGCTAAACCAaagtaaagcttgtaagaataaaacttgggatcggatcattttgagaaataattttctctcattgaatcttgttaagatttaatttcttcaaataataaagtatgaactCATGTTGACCCAAGTTACCACTTCATatatatcatttgggaaaatgatttaaatgagataaaatatctcataccatttaatcatTCCTATTTAGAAaaggatttaatattctcaagtagtAACTTATGGGGTCATGaggactaatgtcatcacctcatgttgaattacttagagaaatgatttaaatgagacgctacatctcatagaatttaaatactatttttgaaataattaaaatgagctagaaatgactacatagcaattatttgaatctagcccatgatcatgtaaacAACTAGGCTATTTTTTCACATAAACAATTAgggtatttgaaatgtgaattatgagagatggaatcacctcaaaattcattatggttgatttttaataattgtttgaaatttgaaaacctactgccttgttatttttattgcaagtgaTTCACAATGGTTCAAGGGTTGAGACAACTTGGGTTTGACagagaatttcataagctttccatggatataaaattcatcaaatttggctcagtagatttgaagttattcaatttctaaccaggcaccagtattgaatttgtgtTAAAATCAATTTAAACGAATTCAAATtcgtgggctgcgcgggaaaaggaattgggctggcccagctaCGCTCCAGTGCCCAGCGGGCCGCCTGATAGTGGGACCTATACGTCAGCGTCTCTTAAcgcaccgaaacggtacgcgcgaGGTGAGACGTTGGATTAGAAGTGAGATCGACGGACGAGgtgtgtcgtcgtctccggcgagatacgagctcactggcggcgaggctagggggtcggagggtcaCCTGGGCTCCAGCGTGGCTGGGCGTCGGCGGCGTTCGAcgtggaagacgacggcgaggcagatgGTGGTCGTGGGAGAGGCTGAGGTGGACAATATCGTCGCCTCGATCTGGCCACGGTAGCGGCGGTCTCCGGCTAAATTCCGGCGGCTGAGTGGGCAATGTGGAGTGGGGAGGGTTCGAGGAGGTTCTGTGAGGAGTGGGGAGCGCGATGGTGTGAAGAAATAGCTCGGGGGAGGCCCCCTTTATATTGGCGAGAGGGTGCCGCGGGCGCACGGGCAGGTCGTCGATGGAGGCGATGGGACAGGGGCGGAGAGGAGTGGGCGAGGTGCTAGGTCGGGTCAGCATCGGCTAGCGGTCCTTGCGATCATCATTGCGTGGCAGGAGGTGGACTAGGGTGTGCGGGCGATGTCGTTGTCTCCGTAGTACCGGGGAGAAGGACGGGGTCGGGTCCTGGGAGCGAGAGCGAGCGTGTCTAGTGCGTTGATGATGTCGTGGTGAGTGCGCGTGCGAGCGCGGAGGTCAAACGGGGGACTGACGCGACGAGGCGGCgcagtgctctggcgcgtccagtggcgTGTCCACACGCGCTCTGGCGTGTCCTGGGCgtcctgggcgcgtctgggcacgtcGGGTTCTCGATGGTGCACGCGTCTCCGTGATAGATGGCGAGTGGAGGCATGCTTAGGGGAGTGAGGGCAAGCCAGTAGACATGGTGAGAGGGACCAGAGAGGGCAGGTGAGGTGGAGTGGCATGGTGATGGCAAATGAGCTCGGTATGGTGAGGTTTTGATCATTTCCCTCATGGTACTATGGCACCAATGCCTGACTTTGTTCCAGTGGTGTAAGGAGAGGTCAATGATGATCATTGGTGTGATGGTGTAGTCTAAAAACCAGCAGATATAAGAGTGTATGCACTTTCCAGAAtattgcacacaaggtgtttgatgtaatggtcgaaagaaaaatatttttgaattttgccaaatcaTTTTATGGGTGTGAATCAAATAATCTTTGGCATCTCCTGGTGGTGTTGGGGTGCATATTTGAGTGGTTTTGTGAAAATCCAAAAAGTGTATGATCTAGAATCTGATTGGATGTTGCCACTTGGCATCCTTATATTAAGCAATGGAGAAGGATTTTGCTAtgttggtctttaccaaagttgttcatcttgatgaggtcttggatggggtgcaaagagttgggagagtttggtttaaaaatctcttaatacaggggctcaaagagggtaagatgttaaaattgccacatgtgaccattatcacatgtaacttgGTTTTGCTATTTCCTTTGATTTGGTTTGTGTTTATTTGATTCAAAAGGTGTTATTTAGTGTTTAATTATGTTTCTAAACCATTGTCACAAagtaaaatggcctaggttaaagatttgcaaaaatggccatagcctcatatgtgaatttcatgtttttattttattttcattttctttgacCAAGGGTCATCAATTTGGGTTCATTGTGTGTTAGGTTAAGTttagtaatggtttcaaaccatttaggtaaagtataatggcataggtcaagatttgccatTTTGGCTATATGCTCTCATATGcctttttttcttattttgttttgttttttattttgtttctttttgactTCAAAGAACaagttttagggtttaggagaaattcccaaaaacttcatcaaacaatcatggcaaagatcATCACATACTATGCACCTATCTTAATgtaattaaagtttttgttggctccaaaaattggaattattgaaattcattttcttatttattttaaacattgggatgttacacctctcctcctcccctccctcaccGCCGCCAGGGGGCGCGGTCTGGCAAAGGCCGGCCGGCGCTGGCGACGGGGATTCTTCGTCATCTCGCGCGAGGAGGTTGGGCGTGGGTCGTCTTCCTCGGGCCGGAGCGTGGTCCTTTCATCGGGGACCTCGATGGCGGCGTCTGGCCTTGTCTCGGGAACGCTATGATGGACGAAGAGGTGGTGGAGTCCCTGCCGGCGGTGGAGGGATGGGTGGGGGCGGGCTGCAAGGGTAAACCCTAGGtccccttctcctcgcctctcGGCGGCTGATGGTGGAGTGCTGGCTTTCGGCTGCGGTCGTACCCAGGCGTGTGCGGTGTCTTCGGACTACGTGGTCTTCTTGGTGTCTTGGGCGGCAACCATGGCTAGCatgggatggtcgccggcgtgggggcccgacttgaataaaggcggcggtcctaggatcTCTCTTGGGCGAACATGAAGACCTGTCGGAGGCTTGCCCTtcatgatctggccggagtgttgagtttcggaaggcgcCGCCGACAAATGTAACAATGgttctattgcctggagtttgctggatcgttggtattcggtcgtgcgcgtcCATGCTTTTATTCTGATCGTTTAGTTTTGGAGGGTGATGcgtgaagctcttttctgtgttgacaccaagtgacaactgatccatggtgaagtcagaagaagagaatatcatgaaagcTGGATTTGGAGGaatagctaatggaggttcaagtctttgtggtgttgaggggcttgcttggtgtccagacttcgcaacagtggtatgaaagtggaggcgacaacacatgtgaagttcggagtcttacctttcagggtaaaAACCCAAGGTCTGTCCTTAACTGGTTATGCATGGCAATgtacttgttgaaggcattgttttgagagaggataccatcttcatggtgaaaacctaaaatctttcATTGGGCGACAATGGCGCTGGTGCGCTATTTCCTTTttggatgtattactgttgctagagctgagatactgtagcgggatttttatttcttagttttcttttctctattttggttgtgtgcatctgtaatgttattAGAATattgcattgttgcagaggctagataTATCTTCTAAAATTAATATATtcgttttatcgaaaaaaagtagAGGTGGTTGCCTTGGGGCTTCACCGCGGCGGCTGCTGCGTTTTCACCGTCAGCCGGAGGAGGCTGGGGATTTGGGTGGTGTGCGGGTAGGGCGAATTTTATAATTTACCACACACATTACTTGGAACCTCTATTATTTGCCGCGGATAGGGAGACGGAATGATTTCTGAATTCCTGTAGGGGCTAAAGCGCACAGTGGCCGACCCACAATCATCGGCCATCACGGCAAAAAGATCTCTATATCTGCACATACCAGCCTCGTTAAACAGCCATATATATAACACGTATAGGCCTTGAGCATCCATGCACTCCTGATTTTCCGCACATATAGTTCATCTGCAAGCCGCGGTGGTCTCCTTCATCGACGCGCTACCCCATCATGTGTTCCGGATCAATCGTCTCCGCCAAGATGGCGACCTTCTCCCATGTGTTCCGGATCGAAGGGTACACGCAAGTCAGGAAGATGGTGCCCAATGGGAAGGGGGTGAGATCTAGCACGTTCGCCATCGGCGGCCACGACTGGCGTATCAAGTGCTATCCAAACGGGTCCGCGGGATACGACGGCTACATCTCCCTCTTCCTGGAACATGCCAGCCACGCCAAAACCATCGACGCTATGGTACAGTTCCAGTTGAGTATACTAGACAACACGGGGTCCAGTATGCCGTCGTTCAGTACTGAACCCATTACGGAGCACAGCTTCTCGAGTACCAATCCTCTTAGTCTGGGATGGAGCGACTTCATGAAACACGAGGATCTGGACGAGGAGAGGCACCTCAAGGACGACTGCCTGACCCTTCTGTGCGACACCACCGTCACAAGACTGCACACCGATGCCGACGAGTACATCGAGGTTGCAGCAGCGCTGGAACCTGCGCCCGTGGCCCCGACGTCGTTCGACTTGCCCTTGGACGTGAAGATCAAGGCCGGAGGAGAGACCTTCCACGCGCACCGGTGGGTACTTGAGGCCCGATCACCCGTCTTCAAAAGGGAATTATCGATGGCCACCGGCACCGCAGAGCTCCGCGTCGACGACATGGATGCCGAGATGTTCAGGACCTTGCTCCAGTTTATCTACACTGACTCGCCTCCGCTGCTCGAGGCCGCACCGACTGCCGAGAAGCTGCTCGTCGCGGCGGATCGGTATGGGGTTGAGAAACTGAAACGCATATGCGAGGAGGCGCTGTGCAAGCACATCGACATCAGCTCTTTGGCTGCCACTCTAGAGTTGGCCGAGCGGCACCGTTGCACCGTGTTGACGGCGGCTTGCATGCAGTTCCTCTATAATTCAAGTAATCTGAAAGCATTCGTCGCGGCGGATGGGATCAATCAGCTAAAGGGACGTTTCCCTCTACTCTGCTTAAGCTCCTGGGAAAAAACTGAAGATCATGGCGCACATGTTTACATTTTGTATAATGCTGCCAAAACACGTGGGAAAACAATGATTGGCTTATGCTTTGTGTGTCGATTTAAATCAATATCATCACACTCTAATCATCAATTTGCATGACCCCTCGAAATAAAATTGTGCATTTTTTTTATGTTTGTATTTTTCGTCTTAGTTGTTCGATCAGGCCCTGTTTTGACAGTTCACTTTCCTCAAAACTAAAGTATTCGATAACCAGAATATTTCAATGCCAGGGCAACAAATACTATAATTACAAAGAAATATAACAACACAAAGCCTAATAGTTCACATTAGAATAGAGCAAACCAAATCATGAGCGGAGTACCAAATGCTTATATACATCCAGCGAAGTAGGAACTATATAGGATTAAAAGCACTTCCTGCTAAGAACCAACCATGACACTATCTGCAGTAGGCCAGCATTACACGCCCTCTCCCTCAGGTCGCTCTCCtgtcgccccctccaggcgacgggggagcgaaaccctagcctcccgccgccacctcccCACCTCCTCTGCCCGCCCCCTCGTCGcctcccgaggccgccgccggctAAGCCGTGCGCCGCCAAGGACGGGGGCGGCGAGGATCTATGCCTCTCGGGCCCCCGCATGGCCGCCTCGGAGGGAAGCCGCCATGCCGGTCCCGGAGGTCGCCGTCGGCCGCGCTGGCTCCGCGCGtggcccgccgccgccctgctcgccgccgtcccctcgtCGCGTCTGCGTCGTCCACGCCGTGCCGTCTCTGCACGCCGGCCCTGGCGGCAGGATCCTGGCCGGCTTCGGCCTTCGCTGCTCGGCAGCTCGCCGTCCGGCCACGGCGCGGTCCCTGCAGCTTGGGGTGGCAGCGGTCTCCGCCTGGCACGGCGCTGCCTTGGGCGCCGCCGGCGCTCGCGCGCGCGGCCCTGTTGGGCGAGCTCCTGCGGGCTCAGATGGGCTCCTGCGGGCTCAGATGGGCCCCTGCGGGCCCCGATGGGCGCCTCCCAGCTCCGTTTTTCTGTTTGGCGGACGGCATCAAGGCACCCTGCTCGGCGGGGCACCTCTTCTACCAGGGCCTACGGTGGGCCTGACGACAGATGACAACGTTGACACTCCAGGCGAAAGCCTCGCACCATTGGTGCCGATGTTGGCGGCGCCCTTGGGTACCGTTTTCCCTGATGAGGGCTTCATCGGGGAGCTTGGTCTCCTGTCGTGAGTTCTTgcgt contains the following coding sequences:
- the LOC124664050 gene encoding BTB/POZ and MATH domain-containing protein 1-like; the protein is MATFSHVFRIEGYTQVRKMVPNGKGVRSSTFAIGGHDWRIKCYPNGSAGYDGYISLFLEHASHAKTIDAMVQFQLSILDNTGSSMPSFSTEPITEHSFSSTNPLSLGWSDFMKHEDLDEERHLKDDCLTLLCDTTVTRLHTDADEYIEVAAALEPAPVAPTSFDLPLDVKIKAGGETFHAHRWVLEARSPVFKRELSMATGTAELRVDDMDAEMFRTLLQFIYTDSPPLLEAAPTAEKLLVAADRYGVEKLKRICEEALCKHIDISSLAATLELAERHRCTVLTAACMQFLYNSSNLKAFVAADGINQLKGRFPLLCLSSWEKTEDHGAHVYILYNAAKTRGKTMIGLCFVCRFKSISSHSNHQFA